A single Acidaminococcales bacterium DNA region contains:
- the allB gene encoding allantoinase AllB gives MVIKSERLYIDDHLRQGYIGIKNGKIVCLSQGAPGFANKEIDAGNYLVLPGLVDSHVHIREPGNSHRETFFTGTLAAANGGVTTIIEHPIASPPPYNLSILENRFRAAQGEIVVDVAFMGAAGEHNLKGIESFAKSGQIVGFKTFLQESPAGREMEFQGLTMCNDGILYEGIRTLAKTNLIWTLHAENNDMIQQNIKEFIQNRDFAWINHARSRPALTETETVAKVLLLSEGTGLSVLFCHISNPGAMELIKREKQKGRCVYVETCPHYLCFTEELIKEHGPFAKCNPPLRTEKERQGLWSYIKDGTVDIIGSDHAPYAVEEKETDNIFTACAGIPSLEVRFPLLFTKIQEGALSLQRFVELVSTNPAKLFGLYPRKGKIALGADADIILVNADKSYCLTTETMQTKSRKSAKAFENVKVTGEVAATIVRGEFVKENGLVKPERKGYGQILRPYKP, from the coding sequence ATGGTTATTAAGTCTGAAAGGTTATACATTGACGACCATTTGCGCCAAGGTTATATCGGCATCAAGAATGGGAAAATAGTTTGTTTAAGTCAAGGCGCGCCCGGTTTTGCCAATAAAGAAATTGATGCGGGCAATTACTTGGTATTGCCGGGATTAGTTGATTCTCATGTTCATATAAGAGAACCGGGGAATTCACATAGGGAAACTTTTTTCACGGGGACGTTAGCTGCAGCCAACGGCGGCGTGACTACAATCATAGAGCACCCGATCGCCTCGCCGCCGCCGTATAATCTGTCAATTTTGGAAAACCGTTTCCGGGCGGCGCAAGGAGAGATAGTTGTTGACGTCGCTTTCATGGGAGCGGCCGGCGAGCATAATTTAAAAGGAATAGAAAGTTTTGCCAAATCCGGCCAGATTGTCGGCTTCAAAACTTTTTTGCAGGAGTCGCCTGCCGGCCGGGAAATGGAGTTTCAGGGATTGACCATGTGCAATGACGGTATATTGTACGAGGGCATCAGAACGCTGGCAAAGACCAACCTTATATGGACGCTGCACGCCGAGAACAATGACATGATTCAGCAAAATATAAAAGAGTTCATCCAAAACCGGGATTTTGCCTGGATCAATCATGCCCGCTCCCGGCCGGCACTTACAGAAACCGAGACGGTCGCTAAAGTTTTATTGCTTAGCGAGGGAACGGGATTGTCCGTGCTTTTCTGTCATATCTCCAATCCCGGCGCTATGGAGCTGATTAAACGGGAAAAGCAAAAAGGCCGTTGCGTATATGTTGAAACCTGTCCGCATTATTTATGCTTTACAGAAGAATTGATAAAGGAACACGGGCCTTTTGCCAAATGCAATCCACCCTTGCGAACGGAAAAAGAACGACAAGGCTTGTGGTCTTATATTAAGGACGGCACGGTTGATATCATCGGCAGCGACCATGCCCCATATGCGGTGGAAGAGAAAGAAACAGACAATATTTTTACCGCCTGCGCGGGGATTCCTTCGCTCGAAGTCAGGTTCCCGCTTCTATTTACCAAGATACAGGAAGGGGCGCTTTCATTGCAACGGTTTGTTGAGTTAGTATCGACAAATCCGGCTAAGTTATTCGGCCTTTATCCGCGGAAAGGCAAAATCGCTTTGGGCGCCGACGCAGACATCATCTTGGTAAATGCCGACAAGTCTTATTGCCTGACTACGGAGACTATGCAGACTAAATCAAGAAAGTCAGCCAAAGCGTTTGAAAATGTCAAGGTTACCGGGGAGGTTGCCGCAACGATCGTCAGGGGCGAGTTTGTCAAGGAAAATGGGTTGGTTAAGCCGGAACGCAAGGGGTACGGCCAAATCTTGAGGCCCTATAAACCTTGA
- a CDS encoding amidohydrolase family protein has translation MDNTKTTLIANTSYIVGFTGTQHFLLKKGELAYKGNEVIYVGKSFPGQADEIIDAQGGFVIPGLINLHCHIAASPVEKGFLEDTGNPNLYMTGLYEYLRVTHITPEDQMKVFNFSLSDILTKGSTTIFELGLGTEEMVEAIGNSGIRAYIGLMARSGVFMSKDGRKVHYEWDEPEAFRRLAVTLQRREKYDDSFSGRIKIALYPGQVDTCTPDFLREIGKVASQTKMCVATHAAQTVNEYQIILEKYGRTPADFLTENGIAGPRVMYGHYILPSGHSMNALKIGNELKTIADAGTSIVHCPWGHGRRGIIMESFNKYLDLGINLCLGTDTFPQDMINEMRCAAVFCKIAEANPNRGTAAQIFNAATLGGAKALGRDDIGRLSPGAKADIVIIDTNNLETCPLRDPIKVLIYTASSRNISKVIVDGNIIVENGIVKNMDEQLLIKDMQAVAERMWENVKNKDWGGRSHLEMSPMSFPVVE, from the coding sequence GTGGACAACACAAAAACAACGCTCATTGCCAACACTTCTTACATAGTGGGATTTACCGGGACGCAGCATTTTCTCCTGAAAAAAGGCGAACTTGCCTACAAAGGCAATGAGGTGATCTACGTTGGCAAGTCTTTTCCTGGACAAGCGGATGAAATCATTGACGCCCAAGGCGGTTTTGTCATTCCCGGCTTGATTAACCTGCATTGCCATATTGCCGCCAGCCCTGTTGAGAAAGGCTTTCTGGAAGATACGGGCAATCCTAATTTGTATATGACCGGGCTTTATGAATATTTGCGTGTTACACACATCACGCCTGAAGATCAAATGAAAGTATTTAATTTTTCTTTATCCGATATATTGACAAAAGGTTCCACTACCATTTTCGAGTTGGGTCTTGGCACGGAAGAAATGGTCGAAGCTATAGGAAATTCAGGGATTAGGGCGTATATAGGGCTAATGGCCAGGTCTGGGGTTTTTATGTCTAAAGACGGCAGGAAAGTACATTACGAGTGGGATGAGCCGGAGGCTTTCCGGCGGTTGGCAGTAACTTTGCAAAGACGGGAAAAATATGACGATTCCTTTAGCGGCAGAATAAAAATAGCTTTGTATCCGGGACAGGTAGATACCTGTACGCCTGATTTTCTAAGAGAAATCGGGAAAGTTGCCAGTCAAACTAAAATGTGCGTAGCAACTCACGCCGCCCAAACGGTAAACGAGTATCAAATAATCTTGGAAAAGTATGGCAGGACGCCGGCGGATTTTCTTACCGAAAATGGCATAGCCGGTCCGCGCGTTATGTACGGACATTATATATTGCCTAGCGGGCATAGCATGAACGCATTGAAAATCGGCAATGAACTTAAAACAATTGCAGATGCCGGCACTTCAATAGTGCATTGTCCCTGGGGACATGGCCGAAGGGGCATCATTATGGAATCTTTTAATAAATATTTGGATTTAGGGATAAATCTATGTCTTGGCACCGATACTTTTCCGCAAGACATGATTAATGAAATGCGTTGCGCGGCTGTTTTTTGTAAAATAGCGGAAGCAAACCCCAACAGGGGAACGGCCGCCCAAATATTTAACGCCGCGACATTAGGAGGGGCGAAGGCTTTGGGCCGGGACGATATAGGCAGGCTTTCCCCTGGGGCTAAGGCTGACATTGTAATTATTGATACGAACAACTTGGAAACCTGCCCTCTGCGAGATCCCATAAAAGTATTAATATATACCGCATCCAGCCGAAACATCAGCAAAGTAATTGTGGATGGGAATATAATTGTGGAAAACGGCATAGTCAAGAATATGGACGAACAGCTTCTTATTAAAGACATGCAAGCTGTAGCGGAAAGAATGTGGGAAAATGTGAAAAACAAAGATTGGGGCGGCAGGTCGCATCTTGAAATGTCTCCCATGAGTTTCCCGGTCGTAGAATAA